A genomic window from Nicotiana sylvestris chromosome 11, ASM39365v2, whole genome shotgun sequence includes:
- the LOC104234419 gene encoding ATP-dependent DNA helicase RRM3-like: MVYLHSTTYNPIGNSTEVPTACQFSKEWIENIVGVRGASSSLLETIDASVISNNGRDISSSSCIFEVDGPGGTGKTFLYSALLAAIQSKGFVALATTSGVAASTLSGERTAHSHFKIPIDIDGQFSCNISKQSSLALFIQDAELIVWDEVSMAKKELIEAFDLLLKDLMDTEIIFGGKVVVLGSDFRQTLSVVRSGKKEDFIEESLQCSNIWNRLKKLGLSVNMRARTDPDFLNI; encoded by the exons ATGGTATACCTTCATTCTACAACATATAATCCTATTGGTAATTCCACGGAGGTACCAACTGCCTGTCAATTTAGCAAAGAGTGGATCGAGAATATAGTTGGTGTAAGAGGAGCCTCATCTTCTCTCTTGGAAACAA TTGATGCTTCCGTTATTTCTAATAATGGCAGAGATATAAGTAGTAGCTCCTGCATTTTTGAAGTTG ATGGTCCTGGAGGAACAGGAAAAACTTTTTTGTATAGTGCATTACTTGCTGCTATACAATCAAAAGGATTTGTAGCTTTAGCAACAACCTCTGGTGTTGCAGCTTCAACTCTTTCCGGAGAACGAACTGCTCACTCCCATTTTAAAATTCCTATTGATATTGATGGACAATTCTCATGTAATATTAGTAAACAAAGTTCACTTGCATTATTTATACAAGATGCCGAATTAATAGTATGGGATGAAGTATCAATGGCCAAAAAAGAATTGATAGAGGCTTTTGATTTACTATTGAAAGATCTAATGGATACGGAGATAATATTTGGTGGGAAAGTTGTTGTTCTTGGTAGTGATTTCAGGCAAACTCTTTCAGTTGTTCGTAGTGGAAAAAAAGAGGACTTCATAGAAGAAAGCTTGCAATGTTCTAACATTTGGAATCGACTCAAAAAATTGGGATTATCAGTAAATATGCGAGCAAGAACAGATCCTGATTTTTTGAATATTTGA